A stretch of Pseudobacteriovorax antillogorgiicola DNA encodes these proteins:
- a CDS encoding ABC transporter ATP-binding protein has translation MELSLNDMVVFKHQKTLAPINLEFSNKEINVILGPSGSGKTQLLRTIAGLQQPYRGNILLDGINIKNTPVRKRSVAFVYQEFINYSHLSAYDNIAVPLRQKLKLPQEEIESRVHEVADILKISDYLEARPNEMSGGQQQRLAFARALAQKPKLLLLDDPFANLDFQLKQHLRQFLRKSSRECIVIYASSNAEDSLALSARTTVIDQYQTVQQGHAREVTQFPSHLSVAKFSSEPAFNILEGQKTGKFFVSIKGFKLDLGHKGDLIPEGPCYLGISPDRIHRAESLDSPSGKVEFVEPSGHLNQVTLSTEENEVIVLRVSQLEEIRVGSKLHYAIDLDSLFFYSANGQLILAPQENDSYG, from the coding sequence ATGGAACTTTCTTTAAATGACATGGTTGTCTTTAAGCATCAGAAAACCCTTGCTCCAATCAACCTCGAATTCTCCAATAAGGAAATCAATGTAATATTGGGTCCTTCAGGTTCTGGAAAAACACAGCTGTTGCGAACCATCGCGGGCTTACAGCAACCATACAGAGGTAACATCCTTTTAGATGGAATCAACATCAAGAACACTCCGGTGCGCAAAAGGTCAGTAGCTTTTGTCTACCAGGAGTTTATCAACTATAGCCATCTTTCAGCTTATGACAACATTGCTGTTCCACTTCGGCAAAAACTCAAGCTTCCTCAAGAGGAGATTGAATCAAGGGTCCATGAAGTTGCTGACATACTCAAGATCTCGGATTATTTGGAAGCCCGACCGAACGAGATGAGTGGTGGCCAGCAGCAGCGTTTGGCATTCGCAAGAGCGCTGGCCCAAAAACCAAAGCTACTTTTGCTCGACGACCCCTTTGCCAATCTTGACTTTCAACTAAAGCAGCATCTAAGGCAGTTTCTTCGTAAGAGTAGTCGCGAGTGCATCGTCATCTATGCTAGCTCCAATGCTGAGGATAGCCTCGCTCTATCAGCAAGAACCACTGTCATCGATCAGTATCAAACCGTTCAACAAGGGCATGCGAGAGAAGTGACTCAGTTTCCCTCTCATCTTTCAGTTGCAAAATTTTCCTCTGAACCAGCCTTTAATATTTTAGAAGGACAAAAGACTGGAAAATTCTTCGTGTCGATAAAGGGATTCAAGCTGGATCTTGGTCATAAAGGCGATCTCATTCCCGAGGGACCTTGCTATCTAGGTATATCACCAGATAGAATCCATCGCGCAGAGAGTCTCGACTCTCCCAGTGGAAAGGTTGAGTTTGTAGAGCCTTCGGGTCATCTTAACCAAGTGACTTTGAGTACCGAAGAAAACGAGGTCATCGTACTTCGTGTCTCTCAATTGGAGGAGATTCGAGTTGGTTCTAAATTGCATTATGCAATCGATTTAGATTCTTTATTCTTCTATTCAGCAAATGGACAATTAATACTAGCCCCACAGGAAAACGATTCTTATGGTTGA
- the grrM gene encoding cyclophane-forming radical SAM/SPASM peptide maturase GrrM/OscB yields the protein MGPLRLLILQATPFCNLDCTYCYLPDKGVKKKMSDDVIAKAVEQVLQLDIVGEELSIVWHAGEPLAAGINFYRKAHKIISDILPSGTKLRHCIQTNGTLIQDQWCELFKDINMSVGISIDGPPDLNDRFRIMKSGQGSTSRVEQAISCMKKNDYGFHTISVVTKDSLSMPEEIFRYLHGLGADTIAFNVEEVEGVHEESSMNGISEDEYKGFLKVLHDLSFEIGNVNYVREFRQAHQAIMTSIVKKRPTMSMENRPLSILNVDIDGNMSTYSPELLGMKHPRYGDFLIGNVLKESIKEKLSDKKFNRMANDILKGVKNCQSECSYFHFCGGGAPSNKLFENGTFESTETMHCRMSRKVVVDVAMERVMDLLGEKIDQSILEHPKSEEVTHVVGG from the coding sequence ATGGGACCACTTCGTTTGCTAATATTACAGGCAACGCCCTTCTGCAATCTGGACTGTACCTACTGCTATCTCCCTGATAAGGGTGTAAAGAAAAAAATGAGTGATGATGTGATTGCGAAGGCAGTCGAACAGGTATTACAACTTGATATAGTCGGTGAAGAACTGTCGATCGTGTGGCATGCTGGAGAGCCATTAGCAGCAGGAATCAATTTCTATCGTAAGGCCCACAAAATAATTTCAGACATACTACCTTCGGGAACTAAACTGAGGCACTGTATTCAGACCAATGGAACACTGATTCAAGATCAGTGGTGTGAACTCTTTAAAGATATCAATATGAGTGTCGGGATCAGCATTGACGGTCCTCCTGATTTGAATGATCGTTTTCGGATCATGAAATCTGGCCAAGGCTCAACAAGTCGTGTCGAGCAGGCTATCAGCTGCATGAAAAAAAATGACTACGGCTTTCATACAATATCTGTGGTCACAAAAGACTCTTTAAGTATGCCCGAAGAAATCTTTCGCTATTTACACGGTTTGGGTGCCGACACCATTGCCTTTAATGTGGAAGAGGTGGAAGGTGTTCACGAAGAGTCCAGCATGAATGGAATTTCAGAGGATGAATACAAGGGTTTCTTGAAAGTATTGCATGATCTTTCATTTGAAATAGGCAATGTGAACTATGTTCGTGAGTTTCGCCAAGCACATCAAGCTATCATGACGTCAATCGTAAAGAAGCGTCCAACGATGTCTATGGAAAATCGTCCACTGAGCATTCTTAATGTGGACATCGACGGCAATATGTCGACCTATAGCCCAGAGTTACTCGGTATGAAACACCCTAGGTATGGCGACTTCCTCATTGGGAATGTTCTCAAGGAGTCGATCAAGGAAAAGTTGTCTGATAAGAAGTTCAACAGAATGGCCAACGATATATTGAAAGGGGTTAAGAACTGTCAGTCGGAGTGTTCTTATTTTCATTTCTGTGGTGGCGGCGCTCCTTCCAATAAATTGTTTGAGAACGGGACATTTGAATCGACTGAAACCATGCATTGTCGGATGAGCCGTAAAGTTGTGGTTGATGTAGCAATGGAACGAGTTATGGATCTATTGGGAGAGAAAATAGATCAATCTATTTTGGAGCACCCGAAGAGTGAGGAGGTGACCCATGTTGTTGGGGGCTGA
- a CDS encoding 2OG-Fe(II) oxygenase encodes MLLGAEIHSSPLGGSEKLFLKPALTSGILSENQCSGIIALAHKEDRWRASNFGQRLIYSLPSDLCDMVWELVRPWVPSRIKGRRLKGFFEPTAQLFWYQRGDRFPPHSDRAAEDEDGGISYFTVVIYLNNCKGGGTYFPDLGLLFQPALGSALIFPQDLVHESQVLTSDSKYILRAQVMYI; translated from the coding sequence ATGTTGTTGGGGGCTGAGATACATTCCTCGCCCTTGGGGGGTTCTGAGAAACTCTTTCTAAAACCTGCTCTGACTTCTGGAATCCTGTCCGAGAATCAATGCTCGGGAATCATTGCTTTGGCTCATAAAGAAGATCGATGGCGCGCATCTAATTTTGGACAACGATTGATTTATTCCCTTCCCAGTGATCTATGTGACATGGTTTGGGAGCTGGTTCGCCCTTGGGTTCCTTCTCGAATTAAAGGCCGTCGTTTGAAAGGCTTCTTTGAGCCTACTGCTCAGTTGTTCTGGTATCAACGTGGGGATAGGTTTCCTCCTCATTCCGATAGAGCTGCCGAAGATGAAGACGGTGGGATTAGCTACTTTACAGTCGTGATCTATCTTAATAACTGCAAGGGAGGAGGCACCTATTTTCCTGATCTAGGTTTATTATTTCAGCCAGCTTTAGGTTCTGCACTCATATTTCCACAGGATTTAGTCCATGAAAGCCAGGTTCTGACTTCCGACAGCAAATATATCCTAAGAGCCCAGGTGATGTATATTTGA
- a CDS encoding ATP-binding protein: MARKLGKNVPEFVFVGDDYLIPYELNKIMQRVFTHLLRNSIDHGIEGPNERIYDGKPHSGRIIFHITYQDNVLSIRYEDDGRGLDISSLKKTIKIDNPIRQDIIESIFTSVTSTSASITDISGRGIGMAAVRSFLEDSGGSIEVDPKEINSAFQPVFFTITIKPKQKLKNIRHLIGFNPRFQNKQARGF, from the coding sequence TTGGCTCGGAAGCTAGGTAAAAATGTTCCAGAGTTTGTATTTGTTGGCGATGACTACTTGATTCCCTACGAACTCAATAAAATTATGCAACGAGTATTCACCCACCTTCTTCGTAACTCTATCGATCACGGAATTGAAGGCCCGAATGAGAGAATATATGATGGGAAGCCACATTCAGGGCGGATCATTTTCCACATAACCTATCAGGATAATGTACTTTCAATTCGATACGAAGACGATGGGAGGGGCTTAGACATTAGTAGTCTCAAAAAGACAATCAAGATTGATAACCCAATTCGGCAAGATATTATAGAATCCATATTCACAAGTGTGACGAGCACATCTGCCTCGATAACAGACATTTCAGGAAGAGGTATTGGGATGGCGGCTGTACGATCTTTCCTAGAAGATAGTGGCGGCTCTATTGAAGTTGATCCTAAGGAAATCAACTCGGCCTTCCAGCCCGTTTTCTTCACTATTACTATTAAACCCAAGCAAAAACTTAAAAACATCCGCCACCTCATCGGCTTCAACCCGAGATTTCAAAACAAACAAGCCCGGGGGTTCTAA
- a CDS encoding cache domain-containing protein — MGKYKHHTKRLVLEFLLAILGAIPFILIFFLVTSPRSNLMIQESQYNKPKVAIDIAYSVLEHFHRLAQKGEISVQEAQNQAKKVLRDFRYESQEYIWINDLTPTMILHPIKPELDGQDLSNIKDPSGVQIFVDAAAIAKEKGEGWLQYSWPKPGHDNPADKISYLKAFKPWGWVLGSGVYIDNVQSAQADFLVENLQVLGLAVFLLLFIALGLSMRTIYKFIIPVEDSIKVVMEASHQVSSDSQRMSKYSDHVKSEVTSQTSAIHEFNQTINSVSDNASNAKDTVREAQQLTEEFMSDFDRSKNLMSVLSQVLDEQFQNESQSIQSNNHIIDTVETFRGKFDEISKAVKSIEEIIFQTKLLSFNASVEAARAGEAGKGFTVVAEEIGNLANTTGKSGAKILDLVQSTLGSIDEMVNGLKETNNGIESRSREISLKTQSIFQEFHEVFNVLTEKNSSIQDYQTNSGKEVSSVSLSMVEMTDTANAISRSNQTNQNQINKVAVIASNLDRRASILREEVETLARFLKLNISNSLQEEPANQVDENSMSQNHDRNLPLAG; from the coding sequence TTGGGTAAATATAAACACCACACAAAGAGACTTGTCCTAGAGTTCCTACTAGCGATCTTAGGTGCTATACCTTTCATTCTCATTTTCTTTCTAGTGACTTCACCTCGAAGTAACCTGATGATTCAGGAATCCCAGTACAACAAGCCTAAGGTAGCCATCGATATTGCATATTCTGTACTAGAGCACTTCCATAGACTCGCACAGAAAGGTGAGATAAGTGTTCAAGAAGCGCAGAACCAAGCTAAGAAGGTACTACGTGACTTTCGATACGAATCCCAAGAATATATTTGGATCAACGACTTGACTCCCACCATGATTCTTCATCCTATAAAACCCGAACTAGATGGCCAAGACCTTTCAAATATCAAGGACCCTTCGGGTGTTCAAATTTTTGTTGATGCGGCTGCTATAGCTAAGGAGAAAGGAGAGGGATGGCTCCAATACTCTTGGCCTAAACCAGGCCACGATAATCCAGCTGACAAAATCAGCTACCTGAAGGCTTTCAAACCTTGGGGTTGGGTTTTAGGTAGTGGTGTCTATATTGATAACGTTCAAAGTGCGCAGGCTGATTTTCTCGTAGAGAACTTACAAGTTTTAGGCTTGGCAGTATTCCTTTTACTTTTCATTGCACTTGGGTTAAGTATGCGGACGATTTACAAGTTTATCATTCCTGTCGAAGATTCTATAAAAGTTGTAATGGAGGCAAGCCATCAAGTCTCAAGTGACTCACAGAGGATGAGTAAGTATTCCGATCATGTAAAATCTGAAGTAACCTCCCAAACGTCTGCTATCCATGAATTCAATCAAACCATAAATAGCGTCTCAGACAATGCTTCGAATGCAAAAGATACTGTGAGAGAAGCACAACAGCTAACAGAGGAGTTCATGAGTGACTTCGATCGCTCTAAAAACCTTATGTCGGTGCTGAGTCAGGTTCTTGATGAGCAGTTTCAAAATGAATCACAATCCATTCAATCTAACAATCATATCATAGATACTGTAGAAACTTTCAGAGGCAAATTCGATGAAATTTCTAAGGCAGTCAAGTCTATAGAAGAAATAATATTCCAAACGAAGCTACTATCGTTCAATGCTTCCGTTGAAGCTGCACGGGCAGGTGAAGCAGGAAAAGGGTTTACGGTCGTTGCTGAGGAGATAGGAAATCTAGCGAACACAACTGGTAAGTCTGGCGCTAAGATTTTAGATCTAGTCCAATCCACATTGGGTTCGATCGACGAAATGGTAAATGGTTTAAAAGAAACCAATAATGGTATCGAGTCAAGGTCAAGGGAGATTTCTCTTAAAACTCAAAGTATTTTCCAGGAGTTTCATGAAGTCTTCAATGTCCTCACGGAAAAGAACTCTAGCATTCAAGACTACCAGACCAATTCCGGAAAAGAGGTCTCTTCGGTCTCTCTATCTATGGTTGAAATGACAGACACAGCTAATGCTATTAGTCGTTCAAATCAAACGAACCAGAACCAAATTAATAAGGTAGCCGTTATTGCTAGTAACCTTGATCGTAGAGCTTCCATTCTAAGGGAAGAAGTCGAAACACTAGCACGCTTCCTCAAGCTAAATATCTCGAATAGTCTACAGGAAGAGCCAGCAAATCAAGTTGATGAAAATTCGATGTCGCAAAATCATGATCGCAATCTTCCCCTAGCGGGTTGA
- a CDS encoding protein kinase domain-containing protein, producing the protein MLKIEGFQFFEKIYEGSQSIVYRGHSDQGLPVVCKTPLLEYPSAEEIKSFEREFQVVMSLDHEGVIKPLDRVTFSNSIGIIMPDLGGSTLAKKISTKTLKLEDKISIVRQVTDALNHIHGRGIIHKDINPSNILVSNDLKATIIDFGISSQLASEKVEYSEVRDIEGTLHYLSPEQTGRMNRSVDLRSDLYSLGITMYEMFSGEKPFLGENLIELIHCHIAKSAIPLIQRNQDIPEPVSAIVEKLMNKDADDRYQTACGLLADLARLQEQLSAKKKLTAFELGQDDSKYRFEIPPKLYGREEEIEAVTLALDKAFQGASELLLVSGYSGSGKSALINETHRMMSHVDRYYCRGKYDQFNQNVPYSAFVEALSSLINQGILTGSDEELAKWRNRLTESLASNLDLIATIIPELRMVVDVKSVTGNNIKDSEKRFHFALLNLIQCVTENRPLILFLDDLQWADSSSINLIKVLLSDPDLKSVLLVGAYRSNEVDSLHPVSKLRESLMATGRAISELCLRELDTEDVCRLLVDTLDSDNESVRPLADILIQRTEGNPFYINQLLIALHEDDIIKFDNQNRKWIWDNMQIQQQSVTDDVVDLMLKKINRLSADGKSLLTLASCIGNRFDLETLIIIAESSFDKVYKTIWEAIDLGLVLPADQKYRSATEANASQVWFKFLHDRVQQAAYTLLLDHDRNLVHLKIGRLLANQLDENKNLFEVVKHLNKGRDLIDDRDERHRLTKLNHLAAKRSKLSAAYHSAVDFLLIAKELLGSTAWNRSYDDFLALNCELLEAFYLDAQYDEVHLLSKEIIQNAKRPLDTVDVYYIEPLAYVSESQPLEAIKLGLSGLVKLKLLPKEIKKDRFAILKALKTTGWAWKGKKIIDFVDHQELSDPKKDAIVKILGRLMSACYFADPKQLLVNTCLQVKIAIKDGNSIHSSKGYVTYGMILSRLGNLKDGYQFGKLAFQLAQKPDYDSIVVEITFLFNCFIRHSHEPLRDFVPSLEDNYRRGLETGEIEFAAHSLHNLSMLPFIYGENLNTLVKNMEKYTGIIQSKLHQITSRELNLPFWQAYLNLLGDCEDPFILKGKAYDENKMIPIYKEKKHNVCLYMTYLVKTIISYLLHDRKGARRNADLTKEYLTFLGHPNHLMFYFFDSLIYIDDIDNTPSKLIKKNLERQVRSNLKLLHHWAKTAPFNYMPKALIVEAELARVNKRYAKAEKLYEQSMDMAHENRFLLDEAIATELTSRFWREKGKAKIANMYLHDAYTLYQKWGSQSKLRQLESLPYEINWQKKTPHLTITNHRSTEKIGYASIDTSTVVTASHTIASETDLNEIIKHLMKLTLENAGAQEGYLILSEDGDLKLKSVARTGEEIHVESLDKSVKLVSYLPKSIINFVSRSGKHLVINNPADDSDFAHDPYILEHKPKSILCLPILFRTELVGVVYLENKLAIRAFTDRMVTVLSILATQGAISITNARHVENLKNMVENIQDLVDEKTRHISSVMRHIQQGIFTILPDMTVEEFYSDYLEAMFNEQDLSGKNPIDLLARSSLSSDEISRIETCLTNSFGEDSLSFEVNMSHFPREISMDSKIIELDWQNIVDELDNTEKVLVVARDVTAIRILEQETRQQKEDMLRIEEILAHPKEKVKNFFDESRKYLKTIQTTISNESLSEEDALRTISINYHTLKGLSRSQNFKSMVDKIHEAETFCSKIMNGTHTWSKARLSEDFETVSQALERYITLYTKKLGNTESIQTGIDRNTIVKALEIISSQPLERRLEAQDLERTLRSYCYTSSQVLFSELAAPIESLAKDLKKVTPIIEVSGPRIEFAPDTAQLLRGVLVHLIRNSLDHGIEPPELRTKVGKPAQGKIHVHLEVHDHGLSIHYHDDGSGLDIAKIKKLGVDRGLIEKSEHDNQRIANLICETGFSTSDTVSEISGRGIGMDAIKTAIEDSGGQFSLKLAKPSLDVNKNIPFEVIATIDGSKFVAENYRLKAV; encoded by the coding sequence ATGCTTAAAATCGAAGGCTTCCAGTTTTTCGAAAAAATATATGAAGGTAGCCAGTCTATCGTTTACCGTGGTCACTCCGACCAAGGTTTACCCGTGGTTTGCAAGACTCCCCTCTTAGAATACCCTAGCGCAGAGGAGATCAAATCTTTTGAGCGTGAGTTTCAAGTGGTAATGAGCCTAGACCACGAAGGAGTCATCAAGCCACTCGATCGAGTGACGTTCTCGAACTCAATTGGTATCATCATGCCTGACCTGGGCGGCTCCACCCTAGCAAAGAAGATAAGTACCAAAACACTCAAGCTGGAAGATAAAATATCCATTGTACGTCAAGTCACTGACGCTTTGAATCATATCCACGGCCGGGGGATCATTCATAAAGATATCAATCCATCAAATATCTTAGTTAGCAATGACTTGAAAGCCACGATCATCGATTTTGGAATCTCTAGCCAGCTAGCTAGTGAAAAAGTAGAGTATTCCGAAGTGAGGGACATTGAAGGCACACTCCACTACCTATCCCCGGAACAAACGGGGCGTATGAACCGCAGCGTCGACCTCCGCTCGGACCTCTATTCCTTAGGAATCACAATGTATGAAATGTTTTCAGGAGAAAAGCCGTTTTTGGGTGAGAACTTGATTGAACTGATTCACTGCCACATTGCAAAGTCAGCCATACCATTGATCCAGCGAAATCAAGATATTCCTGAACCAGTTTCAGCGATCGTCGAGAAATTGATGAATAAAGATGCCGATGATCGCTATCAAACAGCCTGCGGTCTGCTAGCTGATTTAGCTCGCCTACAAGAGCAGTTATCAGCAAAGAAAAAACTAACCGCATTCGAATTAGGCCAAGATGATTCAAAATATCGATTTGAAATCCCACCCAAGCTATACGGACGTGAGGAGGAGATCGAAGCAGTAACACTAGCCTTGGACAAAGCCTTCCAAGGAGCAAGTGAACTATTGCTTGTTTCTGGCTATTCGGGTTCGGGAAAGTCTGCCCTTATAAACGAAACCCATCGTATGATGAGCCATGTTGATAGGTACTATTGCCGTGGTAAATATGACCAATTCAACCAGAACGTTCCTTACTCTGCGTTCGTTGAAGCCCTAAGTTCACTCATCAATCAAGGGATTTTAACTGGCAGTGACGAGGAACTTGCGAAATGGAGGAATCGGCTCACAGAGTCTTTAGCTTCGAATCTAGACCTCATAGCGACTATCATCCCTGAACTTAGGATGGTTGTCGATGTCAAATCAGTCACAGGTAATAATATAAAGGATAGTGAAAAACGGTTTCATTTTGCCCTTCTAAACCTGATTCAATGTGTAACAGAAAATCGCCCCTTAATCCTGTTCTTGGATGATCTCCAGTGGGCAGATTCGTCTTCAATAAATTTAATCAAGGTATTGCTCAGTGATCCAGACTTAAAGTCTGTTTTGCTGGTCGGTGCCTATCGAAGCAATGAAGTCGACTCCCTTCACCCTGTTTCAAAGCTCAGAGAGTCTCTCATGGCCACGGGACGAGCTATTTCAGAACTTTGCCTGCGGGAGCTCGATACCGAAGATGTTTGTAGACTCCTTGTTGATACTTTGGACTCAGACAACGAATCAGTTCGCCCTCTGGCAGATATTCTTATTCAGAGGACCGAGGGAAATCCATTCTACATCAACCAGCTTTTGATAGCTCTCCATGAAGACGACATCATCAAGTTCGACAATCAAAATCGAAAATGGATCTGGGATAATATGCAGATTCAGCAACAATCGGTGACAGATGATGTTGTCGATCTGATGCTGAAAAAAATCAATCGTCTCAGTGCTGATGGCAAAAGCTTACTAACTCTCGCATCATGCATCGGCAATCGATTCGATCTTGAAACCCTGATTATCATTGCAGAATCCTCATTTGACAAAGTCTATAAAACAATCTGGGAAGCTATCGACTTGGGTCTTGTCCTTCCTGCAGACCAAAAATACAGATCTGCTACGGAAGCAAATGCTAGCCAGGTATGGTTCAAGTTTTTGCATGACCGTGTGCAACAAGCTGCGTACACCCTTTTATTGGATCATGACCGAAACCTTGTTCATTTAAAAATCGGTAGGCTTTTAGCCAATCAACTAGATGAGAATAAGAATCTATTTGAAGTGGTAAAGCACCTCAATAAGGGTCGCGACTTGATAGATGATCGCGACGAACGTCATCGTCTCACAAAGCTTAATCATCTTGCTGCCAAGCGTTCCAAGTTGTCGGCTGCCTATCATTCTGCTGTTGATTTTCTACTTATTGCAAAAGAGCTGCTGGGCTCAACTGCATGGAACCGCAGCTATGACGATTTTCTAGCTTTGAACTGTGAACTACTAGAGGCCTTCTATTTAGATGCTCAGTATGATGAGGTTCATCTACTTAGCAAGGAAATCATTCAAAATGCAAAGAGGCCTCTTGATACAGTAGACGTCTACTATATCGAACCCCTCGCCTATGTATCTGAATCCCAGCCATTGGAAGCCATCAAACTTGGCCTATCTGGTCTAGTCAAACTAAAGCTTCTGCCTAAAGAAATCAAAAAGGATCGCTTTGCGATACTGAAGGCGCTAAAAACCACGGGCTGGGCCTGGAAAGGCAAAAAAATAATAGATTTTGTTGATCATCAAGAACTATCCGACCCTAAGAAAGATGCCATTGTAAAAATTCTAGGGCGACTCATGAGCGCTTGCTATTTTGCAGATCCCAAGCAACTTCTTGTAAATACATGTTTGCAGGTAAAAATTGCAATCAAAGATGGAAATAGCATTCATTCTAGTAAGGGCTACGTAACTTACGGAATGATTCTTTCACGCTTGGGTAACCTTAAAGATGGCTACCAATTTGGTAAACTAGCTTTTCAGCTAGCTCAGAAACCTGACTATGATAGCATTGTTGTGGAAATCACATTCCTTTTCAACTGTTTTATACGACATTCTCACGAGCCCTTGCGAGATTTCGTACCTTCTCTTGAAGACAACTATCGACGAGGATTGGAAACCGGGGAGATTGAATTCGCTGCCCATTCATTGCACAACTTAAGCATGTTGCCTTTTATATACGGTGAAAATCTCAATACCCTCGTCAAAAACATGGAAAAATATACCGGAATCATTCAATCCAAACTCCATCAAATAACGTCTAGGGAATTAAACCTTCCCTTCTGGCAAGCCTATCTTAACCTCTTAGGCGACTGTGAGGACCCCTTTATACTTAAAGGCAAGGCCTACGATGAAAATAAAATGATTCCCATCTACAAAGAGAAGAAACACAACGTATGCCTTTACATGACCTATCTGGTCAAAACCATAATTTCCTATCTGCTCCACGATCGAAAGGGAGCCCGGCGAAATGCAGACCTGACCAAAGAATATCTCACATTTTTAGGGCACCCGAATCATCTGATGTTCTATTTTTTTGACTCACTGATTTATATCGACGATATTGATAACACACCATCCAAGTTAATTAAGAAAAACCTTGAAAGACAGGTTCGCTCAAACTTAAAGCTACTCCATCACTGGGCAAAAACAGCCCCCTTCAATTACATGCCAAAAGCTTTGATAGTGGAAGCAGAGCTTGCTCGGGTCAATAAGCGCTACGCGAAGGCAGAGAAGCTTTACGAGCAATCGATGGATATGGCTCACGAAAATCGATTTTTGCTGGACGAAGCCATCGCCACCGAACTTACATCTCGATTCTGGCGCGAGAAGGGCAAGGCTAAGATTGCAAACATGTATCTGCATGATGCCTACACCCTTTATCAGAAATGGGGCAGTCAGTCCAAGCTAAGACAATTGGAAAGCCTGCCATATGAAATAAATTGGCAAAAGAAAACGCCTCACCTCACGATTACGAATCATCGTTCCACAGAGAAAATAGGCTACGCTTCTATCGACACCTCCACTGTAGTAACGGCATCCCATACAATTGCGAGTGAGACTGATTTAAATGAGATCATCAAGCACCTTATGAAACTAACATTAGAAAATGCAGGTGCACAGGAAGGCTATCTGATTTTAAGTGAAGACGGCGACCTAAAGCTTAAATCCGTAGCAAGAACTGGCGAAGAAATTCATGTTGAGAGCCTTGACAAGTCCGTGAAGTTAGTCAGCTACCTCCCTAAATCGATCATCAATTTTGTGTCTCGCTCAGGTAAACATCTTGTCATCAATAATCCTGCTGACGACAGCGATTTTGCCCATGATCCATATATCTTGGAGCATAAGCCCAAGTCTATTCTTTGTCTCCCCATCCTATTTCGAACTGAATTGGTGGGAGTAGTCTATTTAGAGAATAAATTAGCTATAAGGGCGTTCACTGACAGAATGGTCACGGTACTATCGATCTTAGCCACGCAGGGTGCAATTTCAATTACCAACGCCAGACATGTCGAGAATCTTAAAAACATGGTCGAAAATATTCAAGATTTGGTTGATGAAAAAACTCGCCATATCAGTAGTGTAATGAGACATATCCAACAGGGAATCTTCACAATTCTACCCGATATGACAGTCGAAGAATTCTACTCTGATTATCTTGAAGCAATGTTCAACGAGCAAGACCTTAGCGGCAAGAACCCAATTGATTTACTCGCGAGGTCGAGTCTATCAAGCGATGAGATATCTCGGATTGAGACCTGCCTCACAAATAGCTTCGGCGAAGACTCCTTGAGTTTCGAGGTCAATATGAGCCATTTCCCCCGAGAAATTTCCATGGATTCGAAGATTATTGAGCTTGATTGGCAGAACATCGTCGATGAACTTGATAATACCGAGAAAGTCCTTGTGGTGGCACGGGATGTCACCGCTATTAGAATTCTTGAACAGGAGACTCGTCAGCAGAAAGAAGACATGCTCCGTATAGAAGAAATATTGGCCCATCCAAAAGAGAAGGTTAAGAACTTTTTCGATGAAAGTAGAAAATACTTAAAGACTATTCAAACTACGATTTCCAATGAGAGTCTATCAGAAGAAGATGCTCTACGCACAATATCTATAAATTATCACACGCTCAAAGGCCTTTCTCGATCACAGAACTTTAAGTCTATGGTCGATAAGATCCACGAAGCAGAAACGTTTTGCTCCAAGATCATGAATGGCACTCACACTTGGAGCAAGGCTAGACTTTCGGAAGATTTTGAAACTGTTAGCCAAGCGCTGGAGCGCTACATCACTCTATATACAAAAAAACTAGGTAATACGGAAAGCATTCAGACTGGAATTGACCGCAATACAATCGTAAAGGCCCTTGAAATCATTTCCAGCCAACCCTTGGAGCGAAGACTTGAGGCGCAAGACCTTGAGAGAACGCTCCGCTCCTACTGCTATACGTCGTCCCAAGTTCTTTTTTCTGAATTAGCTGCTCCGATAGAAAGTTTGGCCAAGGACCTTAAAAAAGTCACTCCTATCATCGAAGTTTCCGGTCCAAGGATTGAATTCGCTCCCGATACAGCGCAACTGCTCCGAGGTGTTTTGGTTCATCTTATTCGCAATTCCTTAGACCATGGAATCGAGCCACCAGAACTCCGAACAAAAGTAGGAAAACCCGCCCAAGGCAAGATTCACGTCCACCTTGAAGTCCACGATCACGGCCTATCGATTCACTACCACGACGACGGCTCAGGATTAGATATTGCCAAAATCAAAAAACTGGGTGTTGATCGCGGGCTCATAGAGAAATCTGAGCATGATAACCAAAGGATTGCAAATCTCATTTGTGAAACTGGTTTCTCCACATCTGACACGGTGAGCGAAATATCCGGCCGAGGCATTGGAATGGATGCTATTAAAACAGCTATCGAAGATTCTGGGGGTCAGTTTTCATTGAAACTTGCAAAGCCCAGCTTAGATGTTAACAAAAATATCCCATTTGAAGTTATCGCTACGATCGACGGCTCCAAGTTTGTTGCTGAGAATTATCGTTTGAAGGCCGTATAA